One genomic window of Xanthobacter dioxanivorans includes the following:
- a CDS encoding response regulator, protein MTSEGHILIVDDDAEIRRLAGRFLRENGHRVTPARDAREMWEALEAGPVDLVILDVMLPGASGLDLCREIRRTSHVPIIMLTARDSEVDRIVGLEIGADDYLVKPFSPRELLARIHAVLRRMRMAGGTPRAAGHLLRFSGWTLDTRRRELTNPEGAVVDLSTGEYDLLLTFLENPQKVLSRDHLMDAAKNRTPTGFDRAIDIQVSRLRRKIERREDPEMVKTVRGTGYFFAPEVERA, encoded by the coding sequence GTGACGTCCGAAGGCCATATCCTCATCGTCGACGATGACGCCGAGATCCGCCGCCTCGCCGGTCGCTTCCTGCGCGAGAACGGCCATCGCGTCACCCCCGCCCGGGACGCCCGCGAGATGTGGGAGGCGCTGGAGGCCGGCCCGGTGGACCTCGTCATCCTCGACGTGATGCTGCCGGGCGCGAGCGGGCTCGATCTATGCCGGGAGATCCGCAGGACCTCACACGTGCCCATCATCATGCTCACCGCCCGCGACAGCGAGGTCGACCGCATCGTGGGGCTGGAGATCGGCGCCGACGACTATCTGGTGAAGCCGTTCAGCCCGCGCGAGCTGCTCGCCCGCATCCACGCGGTGCTCCGGCGCATGCGCATGGCCGGCGGCACGCCGCGGGCCGCCGGCCACCTGCTGCGCTTCTCCGGATGGACGCTGGACACTCGCCGGCGCGAACTGACCAATCCGGAGGGCGCGGTGGTGGATCTGTCCACCGGGGAATACGACCTGCTCCTCACCTTTCTCGAAAATCCACAGAAGGTGCTGTCCCGCGACCATCTCATGGACGCGGCCAAGAACCGTACGCCCACCGGCTTTGACCGGGCCATCGACATCCAGGTGAGCCGGCTGCGTCGCAAGATCGAGCGGCGCGAAGACCCGGAGATGGTGAAGACCGTGCGCGGCACCGGCTATTTCTTCGCCCCGGAGGTGGAGCGCGCGTGA
- a CDS encoding NAD-glutamate dehydrogenase — translation MNIMGFQAGADNWNSGSGRSELMARLAAEPSAPPEGFADVFIAAVAPEDLAPLTPACLAVLLTQAWSHVAGRPAGRPSVRVFNPQLASGAVTVVEAVNDDMAFLFDSVAGVLAERGLELKLAAHPILHVERNADGAVTGLEAPTSRGERSEDNRESLIHIHVAAIGEAEREHLAQMLARTLADVGAANEDFAAMRKEIRSLSKGYRREKRPYASDAQEEAADVLEWFTEDNFIFLGLRHYELTADGGLEAERNSGLGILRDPGVHELRLGDAPVVTTPEIKAFLEGPSPLLFTKASLRSRVHRRDVMDYVGIKSHDEKGRLVGEVRLIGLFAATAYTHSVRDIPFLRLKAASVIRGAGLEPDSHSARALQTVLETYPRDDLFQIDAGTLLDHAREVLSLYDRPRLKVLPRADRFDRFVSVLAFLPRERFDAQVRDTVGAILAQAYGGTVSSVDQDFVTGLPLIRVHYDIGRSGGRIPQVDRAALERQVADAILSWSDRLSAAISALPGLGGEAAADLIQRYAGAFGAGYEAAYDVTTALADIDRLERLSAARPIALDFYRRPEDDERRISLRLLSFDAPLPLSTRVPMLENMGLKAINERTYRIEPEGAAARSWLHDMTLERADGGSISVEGSAERLEDCLNAVLRGTAENDGYNGLVLDAGLTFREAALVRTLGRYLRQAGIPFSQDYIWQTLNAHQALAGHIVALFEARFDPALDRSAEARAAREAPLRAAIDEALAAVSSLDEDRILRRFVNLVDAAIRTTYFQRDDEGRPKDAIAVKFESARVEGLPLPRPLYEVFVYSPRVEGLHLRFGKVARGGLRWSDRPQDFRTEILGLVKAQQVKNAVIVPVGAKGGFVPKRLPPGGSREQVFAEGTAAYEVFVSALLDLTDNLKAGALVPPADTVRLDGDDPYLVVAADKGTATFSDTANAISARHGFWLDDAFASGGSVGYDHKAMGITARGAWEAVKRHFREMDIDIQTTAVTVAGVGDMSGDVFGNGMLLSQALKVVAAFDHRHIFLDPNPEPATSFAERRRLFDLPRSSWADYDAGLISKGGGVFPRSAKSLDLSEEIQALLRFSKAHATPAELITAILRAPVDLLFFGGIGTYVRAASETDAEVGDRANDAIRINALELSAKVIGEGANLGMTQRGRIEAARRGVRLNTDAIDNSAGVNTSDVEVNIKIALAQPLERGELSTPDRAALLRVMTDEVGHLVLRNNYLQTLALSLAEQKGADDLAFQQRLMQMLEARGELDRAVEFLPSDPEIADRRSRGEHLTRPELAVLLAYAKLTLSADLVASNVPDDAYLSGELVNYFPHEIQQRYPHAIETHRLHREIIATGLANAIVNQGGPSCLARIADQTGADAATIARAFAAVRDSYHLPELNAAIDSLDNTVPGAVQLGLYGGVQDLMIGRTIWFLGNVSFADGIAGVVERYRTGISAVAAVLEASLPQAWRAGREARIAELVAQNVPEDLARRLAFMPAMAAASDIALIAETTGKAIPSAATTFFAAGRYFGIDDLVVQARSIVAPDYYDRLALDRSLAQLETFLRRVTEQMLGNGVAGEAAVDAFVAARRDEVERMRRTVRDIAQSGLSLSKLTLAASLLGDLVQR, via the coding sequence ATGAACATCATGGGATTTCAAGCCGGCGCGGACAACTGGAACAGCGGCTCCGGACGCTCCGAGCTCATGGCCCGGCTGGCCGCCGAGCCGTCGGCCCCGCCCGAGGGCTTCGCCGATGTCTTCATCGCGGCGGTGGCCCCGGAAGACCTTGCCCCCCTCACCCCCGCCTGCCTCGCGGTGCTGCTGACGCAGGCCTGGTCCCACGTGGCCGGCCGTCCCGCCGGCCGCCCGAGCGTGCGGGTGTTCAATCCGCAGCTCGCGAGCGGCGCCGTCACCGTGGTCGAGGCGGTGAATGACGACATGGCCTTCCTGTTCGATTCGGTGGCCGGCGTCCTCGCCGAGCGCGGGCTGGAGCTGAAGCTCGCCGCCCATCCCATCCTGCATGTGGAGCGAAACGCCGACGGGGCGGTGACCGGGCTGGAGGCGCCCACTAGCCGGGGCGAGCGCTCCGAGGACAATCGCGAGAGCCTCATCCACATCCATGTGGCCGCCATCGGCGAGGCCGAGCGCGAGCACCTGGCGCAGATGCTCGCGCGGACGCTGGCGGACGTGGGGGCGGCGAACGAGGACTTCGCCGCCATGCGCAAGGAGATCAGGAGCCTCTCCAAGGGCTACCGCCGCGAGAAGCGCCCCTATGCCTCCGACGCCCAGGAAGAGGCGGCGGACGTGCTGGAATGGTTCACCGAGGACAATTTCATCTTCCTCGGCCTGAGGCATTACGAGCTCACCGCCGATGGCGGCCTGGAGGCCGAGCGCAACAGCGGCCTCGGCATCCTGCGCGATCCCGGCGTGCACGAGCTCAGGCTCGGCGACGCGCCGGTGGTGACCACCCCGGAGATCAAGGCCTTTCTCGAAGGCCCCTCGCCGCTGCTCTTCACCAAGGCCAGCCTGCGCTCGCGCGTGCACCGGCGCGACGTGATGGACTATGTGGGCATCAAGTCCCACGACGAGAAGGGCCGCCTCGTGGGCGAGGTGCGCCTCATCGGCCTGTTCGCCGCCACCGCCTACACCCACTCGGTGCGGGACATCCCCTTCCTGCGCCTGAAGGCGGCCTCCGTCATCCGCGGCGCGGGGCTGGAGCCCGACAGCCATTCCGCCCGCGCCCTGCAGACGGTGCTGGAGACCTATCCGCGCGACGACCTGTTCCAGATCGACGCCGGCACGCTGCTCGACCACGCCCGCGAGGTCCTCTCCCTCTACGATCGCCCGCGCCTCAAGGTGCTGCCGCGCGCCGACCGCTTCGACCGCTTCGTCTCGGTGCTCGCCTTCCTGCCGCGCGAGCGCTTCGATGCCCAGGTGCGCGACACGGTGGGCGCCATCCTCGCCCAGGCCTACGGCGGCACGGTCTCCTCCGTGGACCAGGACTTCGTCACCGGCCTGCCGCTGATCCGCGTGCATTACGACATCGGCCGCAGCGGCGGGCGCATCCCGCAGGTGGACCGCGCCGCCCTGGAGCGGCAGGTGGCCGACGCCATCCTTTCCTGGAGCGACCGCCTGTCCGCCGCCATCTCGGCCCTGCCCGGCCTCGGCGGCGAGGCGGCGGCGGATCTCATCCAGCGCTACGCCGGCGCCTTCGGCGCGGGCTACGAGGCGGCCTACGACGTCACCACCGCCCTCGCCGACATCGACCGGCTGGAGCGTCTCTCCGCCGCCCGGCCCATCGCCCTCGACTTCTACCGCCGGCCGGAGGACGACGAGCGCCGCATCTCGCTGCGCCTGCTCTCCTTCGACGCGCCGCTGCCCCTCTCCACCCGCGTGCCCATGCTGGAGAACATGGGGCTCAAGGCCATCAACGAGCGCACCTACCGCATCGAGCCGGAGGGCGCCGCCGCGCGCTCCTGGCTGCACGACATGACCCTGGAGCGCGCCGACGGCGGCTCCATCTCGGTGGAAGGCTCCGCCGAGCGCCTGGAGGATTGCCTCAACGCCGTGCTGCGCGGCACGGCGGAGAATGACGGCTACAACGGCCTCGTGCTCGACGCCGGCCTCACCTTCCGCGAGGCGGCGCTGGTGCGCACCCTGGGCCGCTACCTGCGGCAGGCGGGCATCCCCTTCTCGCAGGACTATATCTGGCAGACCCTGAACGCCCACCAGGCGCTGGCCGGCCACATCGTGGCCCTGTTCGAGGCCCGCTTCGACCCCGCCTTGGATCGCTCGGCGGAAGCCCGCGCCGCCCGCGAGGCGCCCCTGCGCGCCGCCATCGACGAGGCGCTGGCCGCCGTGTCCAGCCTCGACGAGGACCGCATCCTGCGCCGCTTCGTGAACCTCGTGGACGCGGCCATCCGCACCACCTACTTCCAGCGCGACGACGAGGGCCGGCCGAAGGACGCCATCGCGGTGAAGTTCGAGAGCGCCCGGGTGGAGGGCCTGCCCCTGCCCCGCCCGCTCTACGAGGTGTTCGTCTATTCGCCGAGGGTGGAGGGCCTGCACCTGCGCTTCGGCAAGGTGGCGCGCGGCGGCCTCAGGTGGTCCGACCGGCCGCAGGACTTCCGCACCGAGATTCTCGGCCTGGTGAAGGCCCAGCAGGTGAAGAACGCGGTGATCGTGCCGGTGGGCGCCAAGGGCGGCTTCGTGCCCAAGCGCCTGCCCCCCGGCGGCAGCCGCGAGCAGGTGTTCGCCGAGGGCACCGCCGCCTACGAGGTGTTCGTCTCCGCCCTCCTCGACCTCACCGACAACCTGAAGGCCGGCGCCCTGGTGCCCCCGGCCGATACGGTGCGCCTCGACGGCGACGACCCCTATCTGGTGGTGGCCGCGGACAAGGGGACCGCCACCTTCTCCGATACCGCCAACGCCATCTCCGCCCGCCACGGCTTCTGGCTCGACGATGCCTTCGCCTCGGGCGGGTCGGTGGGCTACGACCACAAGGCCATGGGCATCACCGCCCGCGGCGCCTGGGAGGCGGTGAAGCGCCACTTCCGCGAGATGGACATCGACATCCAGACGACAGCGGTGACGGTGGCCGGCGTCGGCGACATGTCGGGTGACGTCTTCGGTAACGGAATGCTGCTGTCGCAGGCGCTGAAGGTGGTCGCCGCCTTCGACCACCGGCACATCTTCCTCGACCCAAATCCGGAACCCGCCACCTCCTTCGCCGAGCGGCGGCGGCTGTTCGACCTGCCACGGTCATCCTGGGCGGACTATGATGCGGGGCTCATCTCGAAGGGCGGCGGCGTCTTCCCGCGCAGCGCGAAAAGCCTTGATCTGTCAGAGGAAATCCAGGCGCTGCTGCGCTTCTCCAAGGCCCACGCCACCCCCGCCGAGCTGATCACCGCCATCCTGAGGGCGCCTGTGGATCTTCTCTTCTTCGGCGGCATCGGCACCTATGTGCGGGCCGCCTCCGAGACCGACGCCGAGGTCGGCGATCGCGCCAACGACGCCATAAGAATCAATGCCTTGGAGCTCAGCGCCAAGGTCATCGGCGAAGGCGCCAACCTCGGCATGACCCAGCGCGGCCGCATCGAGGCGGCCCGGCGGGGGGTGCGGCTGAATACCGATGCCATCGACAATTCCGCCGGCGTGAACACCTCGGACGTGGAGGTGAACATTAAGATCGCCTTGGCCCAACCCCTTGAAAGGGGCGAGCTTTCCACCCCCGACCGGGCGGCGCTGCTGAGGGTGATGACGGACGAGGTCGGCCACCTCGTCCTGCGCAACAACTACCTGCAGACCCTGGCGCTGTCCCTCGCCGAGCAGAAGGGGGCGGACGACCTCGCCTTCCAGCAGCGGCTGATGCAGATGCTGGAAGCGCGCGGCGAGCTGGACCGGGCGGTGGAGTTCCTGCCCTCCGATCCCGAGATCGCCGACCGCCGCTCCCGCGGCGAGCACCTCACCCGGCCGGAGCTGGCGGTGCTGCTGGCCTACGCCAAGCTCACCCTCTCCGCGGACCTCGTGGCCTCCAATGTGCCTGACGATGCTTATCTTTCCGGCGAGCTGGTGAACTACTTCCCGCACGAGATCCAGCAGCGCTACCCGCACGCCATCGAGACCCACCGGCTGCATCGGGAGATCATCGCCACCGGCCTCGCCAACGCCATCGTGAACCAGGGCGGGCCCTCCTGCCTCGCCCGCATCGCCGACCAGACCGGGGCGGACGCGGCCACCATCGCCCGCGCCTTCGCCGCGGTGCGCGACAGCTACCACCTGCCGGAGCTGAACGCCGCCATCGACTCCCTGGACAACACCGTGCCCGGCGCGGTGCAGCTCGGCCTCTACGGCGGCGTGCAGGACCTGATGATCGGCCGCACCATCTGGTTCCTCGGCAACGTCTCCTTTGCCGACGGCATCGCCGGCGTGGTGGAGCGTTATCGCACCGGCATCTCGGCGGTGGCGGCGGTGCTGGAGGCGAGCCTGCCCCAGGCCTGGCGGGCGGGCCGCGAGGCGCGCATCGCCGAGCTCGTGGCGCAGAACGTGCCAGAGGATCTGGCCCGGCGCCTCGCCTTCATGCCGGCCATGGCGGCGGCCTCCGACATCGCGCTCATCGCCGAGACCACGGGCAAGGCGATCCCCAGCGCCGCCACCACCTTCTTCGCGGCGGGACGCTATTTCGGCATCGACGACCTCGTGGTGCAGGCCCGCTCCATCGTGGCGCCGGACTATTACGACCGCCTCGCCCTCGACCGCTCGCTGGCGCAGCTGGAGACCTTCCTGCGGCGCGTCACCGAGCAGATGCTGGGGAACGGGGTGGCCGGCGAAGCGGCGGTCGACGCCTTCGTCGCCGCGCGGCGCGACGAGGTGGAGCGCATGCGCCGCACCGTACGCGACATCGCCCAGTCCGGCCTCAGCCTGTCCAAGCTGACGCTGGCGGCGAGCCTGCTGGGAGATCTTGTGCAGCGATAA
- a CDS encoding peroxidase-related enzyme (This protein belongs to a clade of uncharacterized proteins related to peroxidases such as the alkylhydroperoxidase AhpD.), which yields MVPAAAAPARLRDDAPAIALALPPAELDPANRAYFDKCMEKLGFIPNVLQAYGFDVPKLSAFAAMYNDLMLAPSGLSKLEREMIAVAVSSVNRCYYCLTAHGAAVRQLSGDPILGEQMVMNYRAARLDPRQRAMLDFAVKLTERPHEVEEEDRAGLRRVGLSERDIWDVAAVTAFFNMSNRIASATDMRPNEAYHAQARTLRA from the coding sequence GTGGTGCCTGCCGCCGCCGCGCCGGCCCGGCTGCGCGACGACGCGCCGGCCATCGCCCTTGCCCTGCCGCCCGCCGAGCTTGATCCGGCGAACCGCGCCTATTTCGACAAGTGCATGGAGAAGCTCGGCTTCATTCCCAATGTGCTGCAGGCCTATGGGTTCGATGTTCCGAAGCTCTCGGCCTTCGCCGCCATGTATAACGACCTCATGCTGGCGCCCTCCGGCCTCTCGAAGCTGGAGCGGGAGATGATCGCGGTGGCGGTGTCCAGCGTGAACCGCTGCTATTACTGCCTCACCGCCCATGGCGCGGCGGTGCGCCAATTGTCCGGCGATCCCATCCTCGGCGAGCAGATGGTGATGAACTATCGCGCCGCCCGGCTCGATCCGCGCCAGCGCGCCATGCTCGACTTCGCGGTGAAGCTCACCGAGCGGCCGCACGAGGTGGAGGAAGAGGACCGCGCGGGCCTGCGCCGCGTCGGCCTGAGCGAGCGGGACATCTGGGACGTGGCGGCGGTGACCGCCTTCTTCAACATGTCGAACCGCATCGCCTCGGCCACCGACATGCGGCCCAACGAGGCCTACCACGCCCAGGCCCGCACTTTGCGGGCATAA
- a CDS encoding ABC transporter ATP-binding protein, with protein MAPANGAPLLSVKDLHGHYGESHVLHGMTFDVHPGEVVTLLGRNGAGKTTTMRAIMGLLRKRAGSIRYEGTETVGLQPNKIARLGIAICPEERGIFASLSVRENLLLPPVVLPGGLSVDEIHELFPRLEERRNSQGTKLSGGEQQMLAIARILRTGAKLLLLDEPTEGLAPVIVQHIGEIIRTLKKKGFTVLLVEQNFHFASTVADRHYVVEHGRVVDMVPNDKIAENAARLEAFLGV; from the coding sequence ATGGCACCCGCGAACGGAGCCCCCCTCCTGTCGGTCAAGGACCTGCACGGCCACTATGGCGAGAGCCACGTGCTGCACGGCATGACCTTCGACGTGCATCCCGGCGAGGTAGTGACCCTGCTCGGCCGCAACGGCGCCGGCAAGACCACCACCATGCGCGCCATCATGGGCCTCCTGCGCAAGCGCGCCGGCTCGATCCGCTACGAGGGGACCGAGACGGTCGGGCTCCAGCCCAACAAGATCGCCCGCCTCGGCATCGCCATCTGCCCCGAGGAACGCGGCATCTTCGCCTCGCTCTCGGTGCGCGAGAACCTGCTGCTGCCCCCCGTGGTGCTGCCGGGCGGGCTCTCCGTGGACGAGATCCACGAGCTGTTCCCGCGCCTGGAAGAGCGGCGCAACAGCCAGGGCACCAAGCTGTCCGGCGGCGAGCAGCAGATGCTGGCCATCGCCCGCATCCTGCGCACCGGCGCCAAGCTGCTGCTGCTGGACGAGCCCACGGAAGGGCTCGCCCCGGTGATCGTGCAGCATATTGGCGAGATCATCAGGACCCTCAAGAAGAAGGGGTTCACGGTTCTGCTGGTGGAGCAGAACTTCCACTTCGCCTCGACCGTCGCCGACCGCCACTACGTGGTCGAGCACGGACGCGTGGTGGACATGGTGCCCAACGACAAGATCGCGGAAAACGCGGCGCGTCTCGAAGCGTTCCTCGGCGTCTGA
- a CDS encoding ABC transporter substrate-binding protein produces MRLAAIFLAASCLAGAGAASAQTPVKIGVLNDQSGLYADLGGQGSVWAAKKAVEDFGAAAKGLKVEVVSADHQNKADVGTSIARQWYDVDGVDVILDVPNSGVALAVAGVTKEKNKVFINSGAASSDLTGKACTPNTVHWTYDTWALANGTGKAIVKTGGDTWFFLTADYAFGHALERDTSKVVTENGGKVVGSVKVPLNNADFSSFLLQAQSSKAKIVGLANAGGDTINSIKQAAEYGIVEQGQKLAGLLIFLTDVHSLGLKTAQGLTLTEAWYWDQTDANRKFADAFAAANGGKRPTMVQAGVYAGTLHYLKAVEALKSAKDGAAVVAKMKDIPTDDPLFGKGEVRADGRTIHPMYLYEVKKPSESKGPWDYYTLKATIPANEAFRPLSESDCPLVKKG; encoded by the coding sequence ATGCGTCTTGCAGCCATTTTCCTGGCGGCCAGCTGCCTTGCGGGCGCCGGCGCGGCCAGCGCACAGACACCGGTGAAGATCGGCGTGCTCAACGACCAGTCCGGCCTCTACGCCGACCTCGGCGGCCAGGGCTCGGTCTGGGCCGCCAAGAAGGCGGTCGAGGACTTCGGCGCCGCCGCCAAGGGCCTGAAGGTGGAGGTCGTCTCGGCCGACCACCAGAACAAGGCGGACGTGGGCACGTCCATCGCCCGCCAGTGGTACGACGTGGACGGGGTGGACGTCATCCTCGACGTGCCCAATTCCGGCGTCGCCCTCGCGGTCGCCGGCGTGACCAAGGAAAAGAACAAGGTCTTCATCAATTCCGGCGCCGCCAGCTCCGACCTCACCGGCAAGGCCTGCACGCCCAACACCGTGCACTGGACCTACGACACCTGGGCGCTGGCCAACGGCACCGGCAAGGCGATCGTGAAGACCGGCGGCGACACCTGGTTCTTCCTCACCGCCGACTATGCATTCGGGCACGCGCTGGAGCGCGACACCTCCAAGGTGGTGACCGAGAACGGCGGCAAGGTGGTGGGCTCCGTGAAGGTGCCGCTCAACAATGCCGACTTCTCGTCGTTCCTGCTGCAGGCGCAGAGCTCCAAGGCCAAGATCGTCGGCCTCGCCAATGCCGGCGGCGACACCATCAACTCCATCAAGCAGGCGGCCGAATACGGCATCGTCGAGCAGGGCCAGAAGCTCGCGGGCCTGCTGATCTTCCTCACCGACGTGCATTCCCTCGGCCTCAAGACCGCGCAGGGCCTGACCCTGACCGAGGCCTGGTACTGGGACCAGACCGACGCCAACCGCAAGTTCGCCGACGCCTTCGCGGCGGCCAACGGCGGCAAGCGCCCCACCATGGTGCAGGCCGGCGTCTATGCCGGCACGCTGCATTACCTCAAGGCGGTGGAAGCTCTGAAGTCGGCCAAGGACGGCGCCGCCGTCGTGGCCAAGATGAAGGACATCCCCACCGACGACCCGCTGTTCGGCAAGGGCGAGGTGCGGGCCGACGGGCGCACGATTCATCCCATGTACCTGTACGAGGTGAAGAAGCCTTCCGAGTCCAAGGGCCCGTGGGACTACTACACGCTGAAGGCCACCATTCCGGCGAACGAGGCCTTCCGCCCGCTGAGCGAGAGCGATTGCCCGCTCGTCAAGAAGGGCTGA
- a CDS encoding ABC transporter ATP-binding protein, with protein MDTVSDVPYIVEASGLTKEFKGFAAVKNVDLKIRRHTIHALIGPNGAGKTTCFNLITKFLEPTRGTIRLNGRDITRTPPADVARLGMVRSFQISATFGHLSVLENVRIALQRPIGNSFHFWKSEKSLDALNDRAMALIADVDLTQYARHLAVELPYGRKRALEIATTLALEPEMLLLDEPTSGMGREDIARTADLIRRVSAGRTVLMVEHNLSVVSDLSDRITVLARGEILTEGPYSEVSKNPQVIEAYMGTGGAH; from the coding sequence ATGGACACTGTCTCAGACGTGCCCTACATCGTTGAAGCATCAGGTCTTACGAAGGAATTCAAAGGATTTGCTGCGGTCAAGAATGTTGACCTCAAGATCCGGCGACACACCATTCACGCCCTGATCGGGCCGAATGGCGCGGGCAAGACCACCTGCTTCAATCTGATCACCAAGTTTCTTGAGCCCACGCGCGGCACCATCCGCCTGAACGGGCGGGACATCACGCGCACGCCGCCGGCCGACGTCGCCCGGCTCGGCATGGTGCGCTCGTTCCAGATCTCCGCCACGTTCGGCCACCTCTCGGTGCTGGAGAACGTGCGCATCGCGCTGCAGCGGCCGATCGGCAACTCATTCCACTTCTGGAAGTCGGAGAAGAGCCTCGACGCGCTGAACGACCGGGCCATGGCGCTCATCGCCGACGTGGACCTGACGCAGTATGCGCGGCACCTGGCCGTCGAGCTGCCGTACGGGCGCAAGCGGGCGCTGGAGATCGCCACCACGCTGGCGCTGGAGCCGGAGATGCTGCTCCTGGACGAGCCCACCTCCGGCATGGGCCGCGAGGACATCGCCCGCACGGCGGACCTCATCCGCCGGGTGTCGGCGGGCCGCACCGTGCTCATGGTGGAGCACAATCTTTCGGTGGTGTCGGACCTGTCCGACCGGATCACCGTCCTCGCCCGCGGCGAGATCCTCACCGAGGGACCCTATTCCGAGGTGTCGAAGAACCCGCAGGTGATCGAGGCCTACATGGGCACCGGTGGAGCACATTAG
- a CDS encoding ATP-binding protein, whose product MIRVLDSLAARTAVVAVLGIVVVHLASLWTYEHAIESERHAVHATRLADQLVVMKRTLALVPPAEREGVAHDLSGGALDAHWSREQITARGPGAPAASEAGRAADAPPPQAPATNALAAELRTLAPELGASDVVVGAGADPHLAVVGLRLPDGSWLNVRLFATAPPPAGGHGSVLSTSLMAAGVLLLSLAISVWLTRPLRAMAKRVAGTAPDAPLAPLPETGPREVRELAHAFNGMQARIADLIARRTRALAAVSHDLRTPMTRLRFRLEEIPEPDLRAAMAADIGEMEQMVEATLSYLRGDAEAEPVRALDLVPLLTTLVDDARDRGLSATLEAPATLVVPGRLVALKRAISNLLDNALAYGGAARLSLSEADGWAVLTVADDGPGIPEEQLAAVLEPFVRLEASRSRATGGVGLGLTIADAAIRAHGGTLSLANRPQGGLTVTVRLPRTR is encoded by the coding sequence GTGATCCGCGTTCTCGACAGCCTCGCGGCCCGCACGGCGGTGGTGGCGGTGCTCGGCATCGTTGTCGTCCACCTCGCCAGCCTGTGGACCTACGAGCACGCCATCGAGAGCGAACGCCACGCCGTCCACGCCACCCGCCTCGCCGACCAGCTGGTGGTGATGAAACGCACCCTCGCGCTCGTGCCGCCGGCCGAGCGCGAGGGCGTGGCGCATGACTTGTCCGGCGGCGCCCTCGATGCCCACTGGAGCCGGGAGCAGATCACCGCCCGGGGACCGGGCGCGCCGGCAGCCTCCGAGGCGGGACGCGCAGCCGATGCGCCGCCCCCCCAAGCCCCTGCCACCAATGCCCTTGCGGCCGAGCTCAGGACGCTGGCGCCGGAACTCGGTGCCTCCGACGTGGTGGTCGGCGCGGGGGCCGATCCGCACCTCGCGGTGGTGGGCCTGCGCCTGCCGGACGGCAGCTGGCTGAACGTGCGTCTGTTCGCCACGGCGCCGCCGCCGGCGGGCGGGCACGGCTCGGTGCTGTCCACCAGCCTGATGGCGGCGGGGGTGCTGCTGCTGTCCCTCGCCATCTCCGTCTGGCTGACGCGGCCGCTGCGGGCCATGGCGAAGCGGGTTGCGGGCACGGCGCCGGATGCGCCCCTCGCGCCGCTGCCGGAGACCGGGCCGCGCGAGGTGCGCGAGCTGGCCCATGCCTTCAATGGCATGCAGGCACGCATCGCCGACCTCATCGCCCGCCGCACCCGGGCGCTCGCCGCCGTCTCCCACGATCTGCGCACGCCCATGACGCGGCTGCGCTTTCGCCTGGAGGAGATTCCGGAGCCCGATCTGCGCGCGGCCATGGCAGCGGACATCGGCGAGATGGAGCAGATGGTGGAGGCCACTCTCTCCTATCTGCGCGGCGACGCGGAGGCCGAGCCCGTGCGCGCCCTCGACCTCGTTCCCCTGCTGACGACGCTGGTGGACGATGCCCGCGACCGCGGCCTCTCCGCCACCCTCGAGGCACCGGCGACCCTGGTGGTGCCGGGGCGGCTCGTGGCCCTGAAGCGGGCCATCTCCAACCTCCTCGACAACGCCCTCGCCTATGGCGGCGCGGCCCGGCTCTCCCTGTCCGAGGCGGACGGATGGGCGGTGCTGACGGTGGCCGACGACGGGCCGGGCATCCCCGAGGAACAGCTTGCGGCGGTGCTGGAGCCGTTCGTGCGGCTCGAGGCCTCCCGCAGCCGGGCGACGGGCGGCGTGGGCCTCGGCCTGACCATCGCGGATGCCGCCATCCGCGCCCATGGCGGCACCCTCTCCCTCGCCAACCGTCCGCAGGGCGGCCTGACCGTCACCGTACGCCTGCCCCGGACCCGCTGA